In a single window of the Acidimicrobiales bacterium genome:
- a CDS encoding SufD family Fe-S cluster assembly protein, whose product MSTFTADACAALPGPSWLGARRAEAFERYSSSPLPTEAEEVWRYSRIGALDLDAYAPAGGTAPGAGVPDELAALLEAVGERSALVVVRNGRVAAASVDPAVAARGVYVGPLADTEAGADLLGSVARPVDAFVSLSTAFLADALVVQVPRGVVVPHPVVVLQWIDGGTSPAVGTAPAVFPRLIVSAGESAQVTVLDHTGSPPGTPALVAPVVELDVGDNAHVGYLAVQELAREAWQLGYHASRVGADGTLTSSIVALGGGYARVRTESELSGRGATSNLLAAYFGDGDQMHDFRTLQDHVAPRTTSKLLFKGAVEDESHAVYSGLIRVRKGAAGTDAEQTNRNLVLDAGARADSVPNLEIEENDVRCTHASAVGPVDEDQRYYLEARGVPPEVAERLIVLGFFDDVIAHRHAPVPSLRPLLRAAVAAKLGRESG is encoded by the coding sequence CTGAGCACGTTCACCGCAGATGCTTGTGCCGCCCTTCCGGGGCCGTCCTGGCTGGGGGCGCGCCGGGCCGAGGCGTTCGAGCGCTACTCGTCCTCCCCGCTGCCCACCGAGGCCGAGGAGGTGTGGCGCTACAGCCGCATCGGCGCCCTCGACCTCGACGCGTACGCGCCGGCCGGCGGAACCGCGCCCGGAGCCGGCGTGCCCGACGAGCTGGCCGCCCTGCTCGAGGCGGTGGGCGAGCGCTCGGCGCTGGTCGTCGTGCGCAACGGCCGCGTGGCGGCCGCATCGGTCGACCCGGCGGTCGCCGCCCGGGGCGTCTACGTCGGCCCGCTGGCCGACACGGAAGCCGGCGCGGATCTGCTCGGTTCGGTGGCCCGCCCCGTCGACGCCTTCGTCAGCCTGAGCACCGCCTTCCTGGCCGACGCCCTGGTGGTGCAGGTGCCGCGCGGGGTCGTTGTCCCGCACCCGGTCGTCGTGCTCCAGTGGATCGACGGCGGCACCAGCCCCGCTGTCGGCACCGCTCCCGCGGTGTTCCCGCGGCTGATCGTCTCCGCCGGCGAGTCGGCCCAGGTCACCGTGCTCGACCACACCGGGTCGCCGCCCGGGACGCCCGCCCTCGTGGCGCCGGTGGTGGAGCTCGACGTCGGCGACAACGCCCACGTCGGCTACCTCGCCGTCCAGGAGCTGGCTCGCGAGGCGTGGCAGCTTGGGTACCACGCCAGCCGGGTTGGGGCCGACGGCACCCTCACGTCGAGCATCGTGGCCCTGGGCGGCGGCTACGCCCGTGTGCGCACCGAGTCCGAGCTCAGCGGCAGGGGCGCCACGAGCAACCTCCTGGCCGCCTACTTCGGCGACGGCGACCAGATGCACGACTTCCGCACCCTCCAGGACCACGTGGCCCCCCGCACCACGAGCAAGCTGCTGTTCAAGGGGGCGGTGGAGGACGAGTCGCACGCCGTGTACTCGGGACTCATCCGCGTCCGCAAGGGGGCGGCGGGCACCGACGCCGAGCAGACCAACCGCAACCTCGTCCTCGACGCCGGGGCCCGGGCCGACTCGGTGCCCAACCTGGAGATCGAGGAGAACGACGTGCGCTGCACCCACGCCTCGGCCGTTGGGCCGGTCGACGAGGACCAGCGGTACTACCTCGAGGCGCGGGGCGTGCCCCCGGAGGTGGCCGAGCGCCTCATCGTGCTCGGGTTCTTCGACGACGTCATCGCCCACCGCCACGCCCCCGTGCCCTCGCTGCGACCGCTGTTGCGGGCGGCGGTGGCCGCCAAGCTGGGCAGGGAGAGCGGATGA